From Rutidosis leptorrhynchoides isolate AG116_Rl617_1_P2 chromosome 3, CSIRO_AGI_Rlap_v1, whole genome shotgun sequence, a single genomic window includes:
- the LOC139901783 gene encoding putative receptor-like protein kinase At5g39000 produces MAADTNSSIIQPDQTYQVALKRLQATSKQGAREFEDEIEVLSKLRHGNLVSLISYCSEGNEMVLAYEFMPNVNLQDHLHKTGAARGLDYLHTGQSTQHGVIHRDVKTSNILLDAKFDAKISDFGLAKVGPINQTQTFVSTAVKGTYGYMDPSYYLSGQVTRKSDVYAFGVVLFEVLSGKQAVDRSVVEEPLSLVVWVQEQIKNGKLNQIVDPRLIGQLSKKSLKEFANIAGRCFHNQPKKGPTMAEVVVKLDSILLQERNTTVSVGDEVNFINRLTYFFIGKAELTTATAGGSKYEIIPQDVQKSDDSLRAFKKIESALYFGLLKLVAVCWVFLGPFVAVRL; encoded by the exons ATGGCTGCAGATACAAACTCCTCGATCATACAGCCTGATCAAACCT ACCAAGTTGCATTAAAACGATTGCAAGCTACATCTAAACAAGGAGCCCGTGAATTTGAGGATGAAATTGAGGTACTTTCTAAGCTGCGACATGGTAATCTTGTGTCACTTATCAGTTATTGCAGTGAAGGAAACGAGATGGTTCTAGCCTATGAGTTTATGCCCAATGTAAACCTTCAAGATCACCTCCACAAAACAG GTGCAGCTCGTGGGTTAGATTACCTTCACACAGGTCAATCAACTCAGCACGGTGTGATACATCGCGATGTGAAGACCTCTAATATTTTGTTGGATGCAAAATTTGATGCTAAGATTTCTGACTTTGGGTTGGCCAAAGTTGGACCAATAAACCAAACACAAACTTTTGTGAGCACTGCTGTCAAAGGGACATATGGATACATGGACCCATCTTATTATTTGAGTGGACAAGTGACAAGAAAATCCGATGTTTATGCCTTTGGGGTTGTGCTATTTGAGGTCTTGTCGGGTAAGCAAGCGGTAGATCGAAGCGTAGTTGAAGAGCCATTGAGTTTAGTGGTGTGGGTTCAAGAACAAATAAAAAATGGAAAACTCAATCAGATAGTTGACCCCAGATTGATCGGACAATTATCAAAAAAATCGTTGAAGGAATTTGCAAACATAGCAGGTCGGTGCTTTCATAATCAACCAAAAAAAGGCCCTACAATGGCGGAAGTTGTGGTTAAGCTCGATTCCATTCTATTGCAAGAAAGAAATACCACTGTTTCTGTTGGTGATGAAGTCAATTTCATAAACAGACTAACATATTTCTTCATAGGCAAGGCTGAGTTGACGACGGCTACAGCAGGAGGAAGCAAATATGAAATTATTCCTCAGGATGTTCAGAAATCCGACGATAGTTTAAGAGCTTTTAAAAAAATTGAATCG GCTTTGTATTTTGGGCTCCTTAAACTTGTTGCTGTTTGCTGGGTCTTTTTGGGTCCATTTGTTGCTGTTCGGCTTTAG
- the LOC139898220 gene encoding putative receptor-like protein kinase At5g39000 — MMLPEHTKAADTNSSIMQPDQTCQCFTLAEILSATNNFDETLVIGRGGFGNVYKCTQRIGLVNEVALKRLQITSDQGVREFEAEIEVLSKLRHGNLVSLIGYCSEGNEMVLAYEFMPNGNLQDHLHKKGTDLSWLQRLKICIGAARGLDYLHTGPSTQHGIIHRDVKTSNILLDAKFDAKISDFGLARFGPINQTQTFVSTVVKGTFGYMDPSYFFSGKLTRKSDVYAFGVVLFEILSGRQAVDPSIDEEQWSLAVWVQDQIKDGKLNQIIDPRLIGQISKKSLKEFANIAAQCFHNQPKQRPTMAEIVVKLDSILLQERNTTSSVGDEVNFIDRLRNFFISKAVLTTPINEIRPQNVQKSVTLIAEESSSHVEVDDSEDESLIVEVDDSLDENGSGDYDCEDGIELLPTIEGLQIFGEAFPGNEIQASGYSTNGTTYCWFKWVRHLQDRSVIYIKDAHKPNYTVTADDVHNYLAVEVQPHGDRQRKGELVTCFANDYKKITCHPDMIREIEKTSSVGHVSFQVYFRYWYHNTWEPAILEIKKNGYSIKLNGPKNIVIVDDKYTPTTTIILPGVEIPSEFSILGPGPVQYLRTEYTSTNISCSRDTIVLTMRLFVKRAVDNNLGKKKNGFLFFK, encoded by the exons ATGATGTTACCTGAACATACGAAGGCTGCCGATACAAACTCTTCTATCATGCAGCCTGATCAAACCTGTCAATGTTTCACACTTGCGGAGATTCTATCAGCAACCAATAACTTTGATGAAACATTAGTTATTGGGCGAGGAGGTTTCGGTAACGTGTATAAATGTACCCAAAGAATTGGTTTAGTAAACGAAGTTGCATTAAAACGGTTGCAAATTACATCTGACCAAGGAGTACGTGAATTTGAAGCTGAAATCGAGGTACTTTCTAAGCTGCGACATGGTAATCTTGTGTCACTTATCGGTTATTGTAGTGAAGGAAACGAGATGGTTCTAgc ctaTGAGTTTATGCCCAACGGGAACCTTCAAGATCACCTTCATAAAAAAGGTACAGATCTTTCATGGTTACAAAGATTAAAAATATGTATAGGTGCGGCTCGTGGGTTGGATTACCTTCACACTGGTCCATCAACTCAACACGGCATCATACATCGCGATGTGAAGACCTCCAATATTTTGTTGGATGCAAAATTTGATGCTAAAATTTCAGACTTTGGACTGGCCAGATTTGGACCAATAAACCAAACACAAACTTTTGTGAGCACCGTAGTCAAAGGGACGTTTGGATATATGGATCCATCATACTTTTTTAGTGGAAAACTGACGAGAAAATCGGATGTTTATGCGTTTGGGGTTGTATTATTTGAGATCTTGTCTGGTAGGCAAGCGGTTGATCCAAGCATTGACGAAGAGCAATGGAGTTTAGCAGTATGGGTTCAAGACCAAATTAAAGACGGAAAACTCAATCAGATAATTGATCCTAGATTGATCGGTCAAATCTCAAAAAAATCCTTGAAGGAGTTTGCAAACATAGCAGCTCAGTGCTTTCATAATCAACCAAAACAACGCCCTACAATGGCAGAAATTGTAGTTAAGCTCGATTCCATTCTATTGCAAGAAAGAAATACCACTAGTTCTGTTGGTGATGAAGTAAATTTCATTGACAGGCTAAGAAATTTCTTCATAAGCAAGGCTGTGTTGACAACACCTATCAATGAAATTAGACCTCAGAATGTTCAGAAATCTGTCACTCTAATTGCTGAAGAGTCTTCTTCACATGTTGAAGTTGATGATTCAGAAGATGAAAGTCTAATTGTTGAAGTTGATGATTCACTAGATGAAAATGGCAGTGGTGACTATGATTGTGAAGATGGTATTGAGCTCCTTCCTACAATCGAGGGTTTGCAGATTTTTGGTGAAGCTTTTCCGGGTAATGAAATTCAAGCAAGTGGTTACTCAACAAACGGAACCACTTATTGTTGGTTCAAGTGGGTCCGTCATTTGCAAGACAGGTCAGTCATCTATATAAAAGATGCACACAAACCTAATTACACAGTTACAGCAGATGATGTACATAATTATCTTGCTGTAGAAGTTCAACCACATGGTGACAGACAACGAAAGGGTGAACTTGTAACATGTTTTGCAAACGACTACAAGAAAATCACTTGTCATCCTGATATGATTCGAGAAATTGAGAAAACGTCAAGTGTGGGCCATGTGAGTTTCCAGGTTTATTTTCGGTATTGGTATCACAACACCTGGGAACCTGCAATTTTGGAGATAAAGAAGAATGGTTACAGTATCAAGCTTAATGGACCAAAAAATATTGTTATAGTTGATGATAAGTATACACCAACCACAACTATCATATTACCTGGGGTGGAAATACCTTCAGAATTCTCAATACTTGGTCCTGGCCCTGTGCAATATTTACGTACCGAGTATACTTCAACTAATATCAGCTGCTCAAGAGATACGATTGTTTTGACAATGAGATTATTTGTCAAACGAGCTGTTGATAACAACCTTGGAAAGAAGAAAAATGGTTTTTTGTTCTTCAAGTAA